One window of Aspergillus oryzae RIB40 DNA, chromosome 3 genomic DNA carries:
- a CDS encoding uncharacterized protein (predicted protein), which yields MDFWSRLIGGSRSLSTKTYRASSPTERLTAFKRTCNTLQQIWRSTNSPSGDQSATTHARNCIDRLNSVLSDESRGPAPHPCLAYAASSQIFVTVTKLALSSYDDGMLRSATVFFNTLIDSEVDGVVDNRLFARALVDLVRRADKHSEDVEGRLVELLFGVANNIRLQPDILPAWFAPRSEDQDREQQTNTGAEFAGATRKDDFPLFYLLVEYVHHGGRAGDFARTGLLYLIETASRSKNLERWLIESDLATLMATGLGALYSQLGSLSFDATSDEKMPHIVALSDHAKQETALPPALGATVDSFMSYLLFWQDTIDHCKSAEVNGTLLDHFQVLFLEQLLYPSLLESSDVEGGSTAAVLTYLYRILESINQDDLVHRILHFLLASPSDMETSPTLKVNMSVSRRKSLDVLAAFSEEAAKPSPSLFNLRDLALLGLQSANRQTVLATLRLMAVILQRHHTFARSLIRTVPGQYAGQRTVGQLNAELEQLTEMATSIVEDPTLNDSFEDYLKDASLILESHLYIPPAETGLEDDRPLEIRQEDPIVQELLNCVETFFTNSVIVNLALTEVLMSIASSHLISLDSWLLVDPSKYVYDDQTTAQDGPMEILDQIKLAYQEPSLSSSETPTLTSALQKLVQKIQQWRKDVPDFDILVAARRDLLHHDDPAKDTGRLQQPFEASTRLPSERRPLKMPLDSDIGSPRGRSSLVQDLPGTPASRQAAVGSPLRGSSLRSPDSRESSSPRMTAAEELRKRLSKPFQVDHPHKATMAGEEPEPAADAIVEEEAESAIADEEPRSATLGHVLTNVVILYEFLLEVSATVQARSTLFGEAGYPGVGWSAPLDEELM from the exons ATGGATTTT TGGTCTCGTTTAATCGGCGGATCCCGTTCGCTGTCTACGAAGACGTACCGAGCGAGCTCTCCTACCGAACGATTGACAGCATTCAAGCGGACATGTAATACTCTGCAA CAAATCTGGCGCTCCACCAACTCGCCGTCGGGAGATCAGTCTGCGACAACCCATGCGCGCAATTGCATTGACCGACTAAATTCCGTCCTCAGCGATGAATCCCGAGGCCCGGCTCCTCATCCGTGTTTAGCGTACGCTGCATCTTCTCAGATCTTCGTGACCGTCACCAAACTGGCGCTGTCTTCTTATGACGATGGAATGCTCCGTTCTGCCACTGTTTTCTTCAATACCCTGATCGATTCGGAGGTGGATGGGGTAGTGGATAACCGGTTATTTGCGCGGGCGCTGGTGGATCTCGTCCGACGTGCAGACAAACACTcggaagatgtggaaggaAGGCTTGTCGAGCTGTTGTTTGGTGTCGCCAACAATATCCGTCTGCAACCTGATATTCTGCCTGCGTGGTTTGCTCCGAGGTCCGAAGACCAAGACCGCGAGCAACAAACTAATACTGGGGCTGAGTTCGCGGGTGCGACTCGGAAGGATGACTTCCCACTGTTCTACTTGTTGGTGGAATATGTTCACCATGGGGGCCGTGCGGGTGATTTTGCTCGGACCGGTCTTCTTTATCTGATAGAAACAGCCTCTCGCTCAAAGAACCTAGAGAGATGGCTAATTGAGAGCGATCTAGCGACGCTAATGGCCACGGGACTAGGTGCACTGTATAGTCAGCTAGGCAG CCTGTCCTTCGATGCAACCTCCGACGAAAAGATGCCCCACATTGTTGCGCTATCAGATCATGCGAAACAAGAGACTGCTCTTCCCCCTGCACTGGGGGCAACTGTAGACTCTTTCATGTCGTACCTATTATTTTGGCAGGACACTATTGACCATTGCAAATCGGCAGAAGTCAACGGCACATTACTGGATCACTTTCAGGTCTTGTTTCTCGAACAACTTCT ATACCCATCACTGCTCGAGTCCTCGGACGTTGAAGGTGGTTCTACCGCTGCCGTGCTTACCTATTTATATCGAATTCTGGAGTCGATTAACCAGGATGATCTGGTCCATCGCATTCTCCACTTCTTACTAGCCTCACCTTCCGACATGGAAACATCACCCACTTTGAAAGTGAACATGTCAGTAAGCCGGCGGAAATCTTTAGACGTTCTAGCCGCTTTCTCGGAGGAAGCTGCGAAACCGTCACCTTCACTATTTAACCTGAGAGACCTTGCTCTACTAGGGCTGCAGTCTGCCAATCGACAAACTGTTTTGGCAACGCTACGGCTGATGGCGGTCATCCTCCAACGGCATCATACTTTTGCCCGATCATTGATCCGAACGGTTCCTGGTCAATATGCCGGGCAACGAACCGTGGGGCAATTGAATGCAGAGCTGGAGCAGCTTACGGAAATGGCCACGTCGATTGTGGAAGACCCCACGCTGAATGACTCCTTCGAGGACTACCTCAAGGATGCTTCATTAATCTTAGAATCTCACTTGTATATTCCACCGGCTGAAACTGGCCTGGAAGATGACCGCCCATTGGAGATTCGCCAGGAGGACCCTATTGTCCAGGAATTGCTGAATTGTGTGGAGACATTCTTTACTAATAGCGTCATCGTCAACCTAGCATTAACCGAGGTTCTCATGAGTATCGCATCTTCACACCTTATATCCCTTGACAGCTGGCTCCTTGTGGACCCATCTAAATACGTATACGATGATCAGACTACAGCCCAGGATGGACCTATGGAAATCTTAGATCAAATAAAGCTAGCCTATCAAGAGCCCTCGTTGTCGAGCTCTGAGACACCAACACTCACATCCGCACTGCAAAAGCTTGTGCAGAAAATCCAGCAATGGCGGAAGGATGTGCCAGATTTTGACATTCTAGTTGCGGCTCGGCGGGACCTACTCCACCATGATGATCCTGCTAAAGACACAGGCCGCCTTCAGCAACCATTCGAAGCATCAACGCGTCTTCCGTCTGAACGACGACCACTGAAGATGCCCTTGGACTCTGACATCGGGTCACCCCGAGGGAGGTCCTCACTTGTGCAGGACCTCCCGGGCACACCAGCTTCCCGACAGGCCGCCGTGGGCTCACCGCTTCGTGGATCCTCACTTCGCTCTCCCGATTCTCGTGAGTCCTCCTCGCCTCGAATGACTGCAGCAGAGGAGCTTCGAAAGCGACTATCAAAGCCCTTTCAAGTGGACCATCCACACAAAGCAACAATGGCTGGTGAAGAACCCGAGCCGGCGGCAGATGCAatagtagaagaagaagccgagagTGCGATTGCTGATGAGGAGCCGCGGTCGGCGACCCTCGGCCATGTTTTAACCAACGTGGTCATACTGTACGAATTTCTCCTGGAGGTTTCCGCCACGGTGCAGGCGCGGAGCACACTATTTGGAGAAGCGGGATACCCCGGGGTAGGCTGGAGTGCCCCGCTGGATGAAGAGTTGATGTGA
- the nctA gene encoding negative cofactor 2 transcription regulator complex subunit BUR6 (class 2 transcription repressor NC2, alpha subunit (DRAP1)), protein MTDQDNSYRPRSPDFSTLQSPIPSIPQPIYSFANPLVHHRASYDASRYFTPQYHPVPPPPPRQASQQYIPPFADPIVDPDMARRSSRIARAAEVVPMPETKYVEPTYVEPSYVEPPYVEPTPVLPEEPPQPNPTAGVEVKTKFPVARIKRIMQADEDVGKVAQVTPIAVSKALELFMISLVTKAAKEAKDRNSKRVTASHLKQAVVKDEVLDFLADIIAKVPDQPAGRKHDDDGSDQNEQPKRKRGGRRPKDDSD, encoded by the exons ATGACAGATCAGGATAATTCTTACCGACCTCGATCTCCCGATTTTTCCACCCTCCAATCCCCCATTCCCTCTATCCCCCAGCCCATATACTCTTTCGCGAACCCATTGGTTCATCACCGCGCATCCTACGACGCTTCTCGCTATTTCACCCCGCAGTACCACCCtgttcctccacccccaccccGTCAAGCCTCTCAGCAGTACATCCCTCCTTTCGCAGACCCGATTGTAGATCCCGACATGGCTCGTCGGTCATCTCGGATCGCGCGCGCTGCCGAGGTTGTGCCCATGCCGGAAACTAAGTACGTCGAACCAACATACGTCGAACCATCATATGTCGAGCCACCATATGTCGAACCCACACCGGTGCTGCCGGAAGAGCCTCCCCAACCAAATCCCACGGCTGGCGTGGAGGTGAAGACAAAATTCCCTGTCGCGCGCATTAAGCGCATTATGCAagccgatgaagatgttggcAAGGTAGCGCAGGTGACTCCAATCGCTGTCT CCAAAGCTTTAGAACTCTTCATGATTTCTCTTGTCACCAAGGCCGcaaaggaagccaaagaccGGAATTCGAAACGCGTCACCGCGTCGCATCTGAAGCAAGCGGTCGTGAAGGACGAAGTATTAGATTTCCTGGCCgacatcattgccaaggtGCCCGACCAACCGGCAGGAAGAAAGCACGACGATGATGGAAGTGATCAAAACGAACAACCGAAACGAAAGCGCGGAGGACGACGACCGAAAGACGATAGCGACTAG